One Triticum dicoccoides isolate Atlit2015 ecotype Zavitan chromosome 4B, WEW_v2.0, whole genome shotgun sequence genomic window carries:
- the LOC119292527 gene encoding cleavage and polyadenylation specificity factor subunit 3-I-like, translated as MDSFRAYPESSSMARTSWTRPSTSASQATAHLPARRHTSPASRITRGHLPRPIHLILSLLTPLLTPLRRRIAARVDELPAALLRARQRAAGRAPPPLHRLPLRRLRQLQGSHHPGSHPNPSSLFPLSSSCSCWGNPTDWLFAGAQFDCGIHPAYSGMAALPYSDEIDPSTIDVLLVTHFHLDHAASLPYFLEKTTFKGRVFMTHATKAIYRLLLSDYVKVSKVSVEDMLFDEQDIIRSMDKIEVIDFHQTLEVNGIRFWCYTAGHVLGAAMFMVDIAVVRILYTGDYSREEDRHLKAAEIPQFSPDICIIESTYGVQQHQPRHVREKRFTDAIHNTVSQGGRVLIPAYALGRAQELLLILDEYWSNHPELHKIPY; from the exons ATGGATTCTTTCCGTGCATATCCAGAGTCATCATCCAT GGCCAGAACAAGCTGGACCAGGCCCAGCACAAGTGCATCACAGGCGACGGCCCACCTCCCAGCGCGACGGCACACCTCCCCCGCCTCCCGCATAACTCGTGGCCACCTACCCCGCCCCATTCACCTTATCCTTTCACTCCTCACTCCACTCCTCActcccctccgccgccgcatcgccgcgcGCGTCGACGAACTGCCGGCCGCGCTCCTCCGCGCGCGTCAACGAGCTGCCGGCCGCGCTCCTCCGCCCCTTCATCGTCTACCACTCCGCCGTCTTCGGCAACTTCAAGGGTCGCACCATCCTGGTTCGCATCCAAACCCCTCCTCCCTCTTCCCGCTTAGCTCTTCTTGTTCTTGTTGGGGGAATCCGACTGACTGGCTCTTCGCTGGTGCCCAGTTCGACTGCGGCATCCACCCGGCCTACTCCGGCATGGCGGCGCTGCCCTACTCTGACGAGATCGACCCCTCCACCATCGACGTCCTCCTCGTCACCCA CTTCCACTTGGACCACGCCGCCTCGCTGCCCTACTTCCTCGAGAAG ACGACGTTCAAGGGCCGCGTGTTCATGACCCACGCCACCAAGGCCATCTACAGGCTGCTGCTCTCGGATTACGTCAAGGTCAGCAAGGTGTCGGTGGAGGACATGCTGTTTGACGAGCAGGACATCATCCGTTCCATGGACAAGATCGAG GTCATAGACTTCCACCAGACACTTGAAGTTAATGGCATACGCTTCTGGTGCTATACTGCTGGCCATGTACTTGGTGCTGCCATGTTCATGGTGGATATTGCCGTTGTTCGCATTCTTTACACCGGTGactactcccgtgaagaagaccggcACCTGAAAGCTGCTGAGATCCCCCAGTTCTCCCCTGATATTTGCATTATTGAGTCAACTTATGGCGTGCAGCAACACCAACCCCGCCATGTCAGAGAAAAGCGCTTCACTGATGCCATCCACAACACTGTTTCTCAAGGGGGGCGTGTTCTTATCCCGGCATATGCTCTTGGTAGAGCACAGGAACTGTTGCTTATCCTGGATGAGTATTGGTCTAACCACCCAGAGCTCCATAAGATTCCATATTAG